The Salvelinus namaycush isolate Seneca chromosome 31, SaNama_1.0, whole genome shotgun sequence genomic interval AGGCTCAAAAGTAGACAATTTAACATATTTGCTAAGATTCAAAAGTTCAGGGACAGAAAAATCCCTCAGATAGACTCCAGACCCTATCTTCACTCCATTACTGTCCCCCCTaactccttctctttctcccctcagtaaaaaaaaaaaaactaaacagacACTGCCTTGCCTGCCGTGGCATTTGCACCTGTTTCTCTAGAGACTTGTCAGAGATATCATGCATTAGGCTAGAAGGCTAATGGACTCCTTTGTGAAATTCATCCACTTTACTGCCATTCCCCCGACACAGTTAGGGTTCTTTTTATCGCTCCCCCAAATCTAAATCCAGATAGATATTTCAAATCTGATGGCCTTTGACTTCTGCTCTGCATCTTAATCTGACTTCTCGGTTTTAAAAGCTTTATTTTTTTCAGCATTACACCACAGATGGTTTAAAGCCTTGGGAAGGCCCCATGTGTAACGCAAGTCTAATATCCATTTTAAATACAAAtcctcctcccccatctctctcgccTTCTTCCCATGTGGCCCTATCTTGAGGGGGAAGCCCAATCTTacaactggctgtggtagctagaGGAAACgcacatacaggcacacacatgcaaacacgcacgcacacggtcgcacacagacatacacacacacacacacagatgagtgCATAACGGTCGATCAGCCAACTCTGCCTCCCAGAAGAGGCCTTTCTCAATTAGGCTTCCAGAAAAGATCCAGTTCTACTGGCCTAGTGATGGGGATATCTGCCTGGAGGTCATTGCATAGCAAAGGATGAATAACAATAAGCAAGCATCTCTATCCTCTCCAACGCATGAGTGGAATGAGCTAGCTGACTGATAATGAAATCCTCATTTCAGATTTTGGAGGATTCTATACCCTGGAGTTCCCCAGTCCTTACCAACCTTGGAAGTTACAAAATGGAATGATTGGAAAATTGGATTTGATCAGTATGGCACCCTTGCGAGACTAAAGCAGATCTCTGAACAAAAGCATAAATTGGCTTGACACCAGATACCTAGTGTGGCTTTAAACAGTACAAGCCAGCAGGACGGACTAGACctaatagagggagagagaggaagggaaaagggagggatgaagagagaggagggggaagtgTAGAGGGGAGTGTtgagcaaccaaaaaagtgtgaaaacaGACTGAAGAGGAGAGATCTGTTTTtcacccttctctcctcccctcccactaTTTAGTGGCCAGTAATACATCAGtgtcactgtgtctctgtgtggagtcACCACTCCACACTATGACTGTTTACAGAAAAATGGGCACCTACGCAAAAGAGAGGATCAGGCCTCAGTGACTGAAATCTGAAATAATTGTACACCCAAAAGCAGTATGTTGCATTGGTTTAGTCTAGAGGGTTAAAGCTTTCACTGCAGTCTCTGTTTCAGAGATGAGTCATTGAAGAAAAATTTGCACTTAAGTCAGGGAGCATTTCATCAAAGGAGAGCAAAGAATAGTGGAGCGGAGAGGCGCATCAGTATCCCAGGCCGATCAATCTATTTATCTATccttccctctctgcctctcccctcttTGGCTCATGAGCTGAGGGCACACAGCCATTTCACCAAGGTCTGCTAAATGAGAAGGTCTGCCAAttgtgtgtctgcatgcgtgtgtgtgtgtgcgcatctgtccgcgtgtgtgcatgtgtgtctgcctTTATACGATCGTGTgtgagtgtgaaagagagagtcGGATTATGACACCAGGGTCTCCAGTGTTCAGAATGAGCAGGGTTGCCAATGGTCTGTGCTCTACATCTGTCTGGCCTGCTTATCGTCAAGGAGACAGAGAGTGGTTACTATAAGGCTTTgcagatacacacagacagacagacacacagacacacagacacagggaacaggggagaggtgggggagacTGGGGCTGCTCAGAGAAACAGTAAACACTCACTTCCTGTCCAGGCACTGTTATTTGTCAGGGCcggagtgtgtgtgtactggctGTGTTTTGCTTGTCTGCATGGCTGTGCAGCCGCGTTCTCTCTGAAAGACAGGCACCAAAGCCTTACTCCCTGTTACCACCCTCTGCCTTCTCCTCATCTCAGTAACTCcagactgcctctctctctctcacctcccacCCAGAGCCCCATAAACCCATCAAAAAGAGGCAATTGAGAGTGGATTAGCTTCACCAGGATGTTGTAGCTTGTCGGCATGTAACTTGTCTAATTGGCCTCCCCCCTCTCAACCCCCTCAGACAAATTTCCCCCACAGGGACAATAAAAGTATTTTATTCTGTTTCAATTACCCCCTGTGTGCCTCCTCCTTCACTGCCTCGTGCAGGTTGaagtttattgtcatgagtcttgtcctgtaGGCAGAACTGAGTGATTTCCCCTTAGGCCAGccgcaaagtcaaaattgtctcaCCCCAAACCTGCGGTCTCATAACTCTCATGACCTACACATACAATCCGCCATCCTACcactcactcccctctctccacacaGTGGTCTGGTGTATTTTGTTTCGCCCTGTATCTGTGGTTTTCACTGGTATCGACAGACACAAATCAAATAGCGGCGGCTGCTTGGTTAGTATTCAAAGCATGCAGTTCAGCCCTGGCCAAAATCGCATGGCAATCTAATTACTCTATCAATAGTCCATTTGTGCTTGATTCAATCAGGATCTTTGTAGGGTGACGGAGGAAGAACAGGATTTTTATCTACTGGCTACTGAATGAAAACAGCTGTCTTTAACCTATGAGCTGGGAATTTTACTTATATCATCCCAGTATGTGACAATGAGAGCTCAAAACACAGCCCAATAGATATGTGACAATGAGAGCTCAAAACACAGCCCAATAGATATGTGACAATGAGAGCTCAAAACACAGCCCAGTAGATATGTGACAATGAGAGCTCAAAACACAGCCCAATAGATATGTGACAATGAGAGCTCAAAACACAGCCCAGTAGATATGTGACAATGAGAGCTCAAAACACAGCCCAGTAGATATGTGACAATGAGAGCTCAAAACACAGCCCAGTAGATATGTGACAATGAGAGCTCAAAACACAGCCCAGTAGATATGTGACAATGAGAGCTCAAAACACAGCCCAGTAGATATGTGACAATGAGAGCTCAAAACACAGCCCAGTAGATATGTGACAATGAGAGTTCAAAACACAGCCCAGTAGATATGTGACAATGAGAGCTCAAAACACAGCCCAATAGATATGTGACAATGAGAGTTCAAAACACAGCACAGTAGATATGTGACAATGAGAGCTCAAAACACAGCCCAATAGATATGTGACAATGAGAGCTCAAAACACAGCCCAGTAGATATGTGACAATGAGAGCTCAAAACACAGCCCAGTAGATATGTGACGAAGAGTGTTTATTAGAAAAACTGACAACAAGAAACTGTCTTATGCACTCAGCTCAGCTGAGAATACTTGAAATCGCTTGGACTCTCCAGTCTGGACTGCCCAGAGTATCACTAATACATTATGCATTCCATCTCATTCCCCTACTGACAGATAGTAacaaacagacaacaacacagagagagagagagagagacagatctcCATACCTCATGAGAGGGGGGTTGGGATGGAGGTGTGGGGCTATCCCAGAATGCCATGCAGGTCAGGCTGGGAGATGTTTCCAGGTGCTGACGAAGGCAGTGGGGATGAGGGAGTAGGGTACGGTAGTGATGCTGTTCCAAGCATCCAGCGTTGGGTCATAACAGTCCAGAGTCTTACACCGCTGTGTGCCAAAGTAGCCCCCCACCACATACAGTTTGTTTCCTGACGCTACGGCCTGGCAGCTCATCCTCTTAGCCGTCACGTCTCCCACTTTAGTCCACTGGTAGGTATCGCTGCTGAACTTATAGGCCGAGCACGCCGAGAACTCTGTGTCCCCGCCCATCACAAAGATCTGATTGCCGAGGACGGCGGCGGCAGTGTAGCGCCAGGGCTGCGGGCAGGAGGCGGGAACCATCCAGCAATTCTCCTGCGGATCGTAGCACTGCACCTTGGGAAGTTTGTCGTGGGTGACGCTGGTGCCGCCGAAGGCGAAGAGTTTCAGCTTGACGCTGACCACCGCCGCGTTGCTCACGCCTTCCCTCAGCGGCGCCACCATGGTCCACTTATTGGCCGCCGGGTCGAACTGCTCCACCTGTTTCAGGGACACCGAGGGCGAGGCGGGGAGGCAGCCGGTGCCGGCCGTGTGTCCTCCAACCACGTACAAGCAGTGTTTCAGCTCGGCTGAACCGTGGCCGAAGCGGGCGATGAGCATGGGCGCTGCCTTGGACCACTCCTCATGCACGGTGTCATAGACCCACACGTCTTTGGACACACCGTTCTCCGAGCCCCTCCCGCCGGTCACGTAGACCTTACAGCCGATTGCACACGCGCTGAACTCCTTCCTGGGGCTGGGGATGTCCGCCTTGGGGATGATCTCCTTGGCCTTCTGGTCCACCAAGTACAGCTTGTCACACATGAAGGTCTGTCCTCCCAGGAGGAACAGGGCGTGGCTGGTCT includes:
- the LOC120025712 gene encoding ectoderm-neural cortex protein 1-like; this encodes MKMSVCVHENRKSRASTGSMNIYLFHKSSYADSVLMHLNTLRQQRLFTDVLLHAGSRSFPCHRAVLAACSRYFQAMFSGGLRESQASEVDFRDSIHPEVLELLLDYAYSSRVVINEENAESLLEAGDMLEFQDIRDACAEFLERNLHPSNCLGMLLLSDAHQCTKLSELSWGMCLSNFPAICKTEDFLQLPKDMVVQLLSHEELETEDERLVYEATLNWVNYDLERRHCHLPELLQTVRLALLPAIFLMENVSTEELINAQLKSKELVDEAIHCKLKILQNDGVVNSPCARPRKTSHALFLLGGQTFMCDKLYLVDQKAKEIIPKADIPSPRKEFSACAIGCKVYVTGGRGSENGVSKDVWVYDTVHEEWSKAAPMLIARFGHGSAELKHCLYVVGGHTAGTGCLPASPSVSLKQVEQFDPAANKWTMVAPLREGVSNAAVVSVKLKLFAFGGTSVTHDKLPKVQCYDPQENCWMVPASCPQPWRYTAAAVLGNQIFVMGGDTEFSACSAYKFSSDTYQWTKVGDVTAKRMSCQAVASGNKLYVVGGYFGTQRCKTLDCYDPTLDAWNSITTVPYSLIPTAFVSTWKHLPA